The following nucleotide sequence is from Triticum dicoccoides isolate Atlit2015 ecotype Zavitan chromosome 7B, WEW_v2.0, whole genome shotgun sequence.
GGATGGAGATGTCCTCCAACATATGCTTGACATTTGTAGGTGTTTGGCTTGAGATTAATTTGCTCTAGCGGATGGAGATGTCCTCCAACATATGCTTGACATTTGTAGGTGTTTGGCTTGAGATTAATTTGCTCTAGCGGATGGAGATGTCCTCCAACATATGCTTGACATTTGTAGGTGTTTGNNNNNNNNNNNNNNNNNNNNNNNNNNNNNNNNNNNNNNNNNNNNNNNNNNNNNNNNNNNNNNNNNNNNNNNNNNNNNNNNNNNNNNNNNNNNNNNNNNNNNNNNNNNNNNNNNNNNNNNNNNNNNNNNNNNNNNNNNNNNNNNNNNNNNNNNNNNNNNNNNNNNNNNNNNNNNNNNNNNNNNNNNNNNNNNNNNNNNNNNNNNNNNNNNNNNNNNNNNNNNNNNNNNNNNNNNNNNNNNNGAGATTAATTTGCTCCAGCGGATGGAGATGTCCTCCAACATATGCTTGACATTTGTAGGTGTTTGGCTTGAGATTAATTTGCTCCAGCGGTTGGAGATGTCCTCCAACATATGCTTGACATTTGTAGGTGTTTGGCTTGAGATTAATTTGCTCCAGCGGATGGAGATGTCCTCCAACATATGCTTGACATTTGTAGGTGTTTGGCTTGAGATTAATTTGCTCCAGCGGTTGGAGATGTCCTCTGATTAGAGCATGGGGGAACAAGCTAGTTAAGTACCAAGCTAGTTAAGTACTAATTAACTAAAGGTCCCAGCTTAGTCTGTAAAGAGAGGAAGAGAAAGTATGCTGACGAGGGACAAAGGAATATTATTGTGTCAGCAATTAATTAAAGTTGCTTACTGTTCATGCATGCATACACGGGGCCTAATAAGGCTAACCTTGCGTGCAGCGACTTAATAAGGCTAACCTAACTCTCATTTATGCTATTTTAATTACTGATTAATCTGTCATTAGTTCTTCATGCTTGCAGCAGTTAACTGAAGTAGTTAGTAAGTAGTACTGGCCGGGGTTGCTGCACGCTAGCTTTGCTTCAGCAATCTAAATTCAGTGAGTCGGTTAGTCAAGGAATTTGTTGAGGACAGCAGGTGGGGTTTGTCATCCATTCCAGAGTTGTTCCAGACAAGAGAATCCTGGAGCAATCACATCACATGCATATGCTAGGATTGGAGGAGTATCAAATCTGGAGGCTGTGAGACACTGAGACCAAACAACCCATGTGACTGACATGACTGATTGCTTAGCTTCTCTCACTTCACTTATTAGCCAATCAGATCACTTGAGTTGAGTTGAGCTGAGCTGAGCTGAGCTGCACACACAGGACCTCCTGCATATATCGTATATTCAAGATTCACACCGTCATAGATCAAATAAAAAAGAGTTTGTGATCGGAAAAAGATTACATGCCTCCTTGTCCAGCCAGACGTCGCCTCATCTGCACACACAGGACCTCCTGAATCTCTGACCGCTGCATCTCGTCCTGTCAAGCCAACATTTTTTTTAATCTTTTTGTGAAGTAAAAGAGTTTTTATTCCATGTGATTAGAGTTACACTGAGCTGGCAGGTCGGTCGGAGTCCTTCCGAAACAATATGGGCCCCCGTACCCCTCGGGAGGCGATTGGGGCGACCCTTCCTCCCTTCGCTGTCTAGAGCTCCGCCCCCGCTCCCCCTCCCGCCGGTGCCGCCGGCTGGCGCGGCCGGGCGTTGCACTAGTGGCGCTGTTGCAAGGAACCCGGCTTGGGCGGGCGGGCTCCGGCGTGGTATGCCTCGACGAGCGGTGCTTCAGTGCAGATCGGGCGGTGGCCGGCCGAGGAGGCGCGCAACCTTGGTCACCGTGCCTCGTGGCAGGCCGTCGTCGTCTAGGCTGGCGCGACATTCGCCTCCCGTGACATGGGCCGGCCATGGCGCACGGGAGATGGGGGCGCGAGCGAAAGGGGGCCCGGGTGACGATGAACATGACCTCGGGAGGCACGCGGGAAGGAAGGCAGGCTTGTAGTGGCCGCATCCTGCAGGAGGACCTTGGTCGCCGGTGCCCCCTTCTTCCGCGTTGTAGCCGTGACGACCATCGATCGCCACATCCGGTCCTTCACGCCGTGCCATCGCCGTCGGCGCACACCCGTCGCTGCTGCTCTCCTACGCAAGGATCAACATACTAAAGAGTAGGGTAGGGTAGAGTAGAAAGAGGACTAAGGAGTAGGGATGAGATGAGTAGGGTAGAGATAGCAGTAGAAGACGTGGGTGGCGCTCGACAACAATGACGTGGCAGCCAGAAAAGCTTCAAGATGCGTGCGTCTTACCGAACGGGTGAAAACGCATTCGGGCCGAAATCCCAGATTCCAGACTTCGACACTTATCTATTTCGTTTAAAAAAAATCAGTTTGCACTTGCACAAGTCAGAAAACATGATCCGGGGGGTTGTTCTCGGCCGTGACTCAAAAataacaaaactaacaaaaaaatagTTTTTGTGCCAAATTCACACATATGATTTTTTACTATGTAATGGGGAGACATTTATAAACATACTAGTCCCTccgtaaataaatataaaaatGTTTAGATCACACAGAGGGAGTAGTAATAACCAAAATAATAATAGATGTGTGTCTAGGTCTCAGTAACTAAGTCCCAGTCAAGTGATATATAATAtatagaaagaagaaagaaaaaaataaaaaaaggaattgTACGAATCTCCGTGCAAGATCAAACGAACATTAGCATCGACTGAGACATAACAAAGTCTAAGTTGACAGAGATTTGGTAAAACTGATAATAGATTTCTACCCTTCTCTTGGGAAAAGGTTTGTTTTAAACTGGATGATCACACCGAGACGCAAGCCTCCTTCAACGATTACGAATGGTGCTTTTGGATTTATTGAAGCAAATTATTATTCACAAATGGAAAAGACGAAGCAAATAATTAATGATTCAATCAGAGCCTGAAGTGGTGGAGCGCAGAGGTGCCGTCGAGGCCCTTGGCCCTGTACTCCCGCAGCAGCTCCTCCACCGTCGTGCTCCTGTACCGCGCCGACGATGGGCCGTAGCACTATCTTGGACGCGACCGCGCCGGGTGTCCCGAAGAAGCAGGCCACCGACAACCTCGGCCCGGAGGTCTTGCCAACACGCGGTGCTCCACGCTCTTGAACCTGGCCTCCGCCGGCTCCTCGTTGAAGCGCCGCACCGCCGCGAGCACCTCGGACATGGCCTCCTCCGGCACGCCGTGGTTCAGCACCTGGAAGAAGCCCAGCGTCTCGGCGGCCGCCCTCACCGCCCGGGCGGCGTCGTGAGGCCAGCTAGGTCGATGACCGGGATCGTCAAGTGATGGGTTGGTGTGTTGTCGGGCGGGTGGTGGAAGATGGCGGGGACGGCGGTGACGAGGCCTTTGACGCCAGCCTTGAGCGCGCGGAGGCGGTCTGTGTCTGTGCTGCTCCTGGTGGTGGTGGACATGTCGCCTGGAATAGCTCTGTCATGTGTGATGTGATGGAGGGTTGGTTTGATTGCCAAATGCCAATGCCGCGGTGGTCGGGTCGGTCGGTCCGGCCAGTAACCCCGGAAGACGCGCTTAAAACGGCAGCGGCAAACGTGGGTGGAGGCCAGGCCAACCCCGACAACAAGGGTGCCGGCAACAACGACGACAATCGGGACAAGTGTCGGAGTTgcggcataagagcatctccaacagatgcGCAACGAGCGACGCGCTAAAACAGTTTTGTGCGCGGAGATAGCGGTTTTTTGCGCGCGGCAGGGCGCTGGCTTCAGTAGCAGCTGCAAAATATTGCACGCGCAGCTCCCTCCAACAGACGCGCTAAACTGCAGCGCACGCGAGTAGCCGGCGCTTGCCATATGATGCATTTTGGAGACAATATGATGATATTTTAAacatcaaaacaagacatggcatagttTAAAATCATACAAACAAGTTCATGAATAAAAGTTCAAATTCATGCCCACAacatcatccaaccaagttcaaaatccGAACCAAGTTCATGACAAAAGTTCACACAAACGAATGGCACATCAACAATCatgcctcgtcctcgtcttcatcctcctcctcctctgattcATCATCCTCATCTGAAgacgattcttcctcctcctcttcattgtcACGCGCCGCATTATCATGTGGAGCTTGaaaggtgttggcaagatcttcaccGCATCATACGAAGATGTGtaatgaggcacaccggaagacatTCCGTTCATGCCGCCCAGAGGtgctcccatgcctcccatgagagacgcAAAACTCATACCTCCCATGGaagctccgaagccacccatgcctcccatggccccCATGATAGCTACGAAGCCACCCTTGCCACCCATGTCGCCCATGGTAGCTCTGAAGCCACTGATGCCTCCCATGCCGCCCATGCCACCCATGCCGCCCATGCCATCGCCATGCCAGCCATGCCACCTTCACCCATGCCGCCCATTCCACCCATAATGCCCATGCCGCTCATGCCaaccatggctcttttttggaCCAAGACTTCTTCATGGGCAAGATTGATGTACTCTGTTTGCTTATCATCGAGCATAGATGtgtccataaagaacaagtacttctcccattccaacaacctaGTTCGCTCGTCCATGGCCAATTTCTTCTCCTCCAATGCCACCTTCTTCTCCACGGCCGCCACCCTTCTCTCCTCGGTCGCCAACCTCCTCTCCTTGGCATCTTGGTTCCTTGACATCTTCCTCACATCGTTGGCTTCCTTTCTTGCATTtacaatagcttccatagcattttttaGCTCGTCATctccttttcctcttcttcttttttctgtcTTTCTTGCATCCATCCGGTCTTTTTGGCTTGGAGTACGAAGCCGAGTTTGGTGtagggcttctcttgccgtcatcacttgatgcctcctcctcctcatcatccaaatcaatagttcgcttgcgtttgttgctctcctcatcatcgacACCATCACGGGGCTTCCATTTCTCATCACCCTTCAATtattcatagcaatgaggcaaggtaaatggtctccctttcttgatcttccctttcttggtcttcttcttctctcCTGGAATAAGTTTTGTGCAATAGTGAGCTACAAACAAAAGAACAAGTTAGCACTTGAAACACCAAGAAGAAGCATGATGAACAAGTTAGCGCTAAAAACCCAAAATTTCCAGCACGCTtatatagcgcggctgttggagatgctctaaagggtCACTGGACCCGTGAGTGCCGCATGATGCCGGCATGCGTCGAAACCGTGCAAGCAGATCGTCCGGTGAGAGGGCATTGAAGGCAGTTTTTTTGCCCAAAAATACCCCCCAAAAAAACAACTATAATGCTAATAAGGCTGCTATCGGAGATGCTCTAACATCAGTTCAATGGCGGCCGGTGTAGACTTGCACTAGGGTAGGAGGCCGACCAGCAACACAAGACACCCGTACGATGGCTGAAATCGGCTCGGTGTAATGCACGGTTGTGATGGCCATCAATTGTTGATCCACCCTAATCGCGTGAGCAGGTAACTCCGTAATTTGGATCAAGGGCATCAGACATGATGGCAGGGCCACTCCATTATTAAGTTTGCTTATGCATGCTCGGATTAAACAGTTCCATCACTACTCGAACTTTCATATACCTCGGGGGTGTCGTGGTCTTTGACGAGAATCAAAACACAGACGCTCGGAAAACTAAACAACgccgagagccactctcggcaaacctggCTTCACGACAACTATCTAGTTTGTCGTCACTGGCTCATGGTGAACAAGCACCGCACGACAAACCGCGTAGACACCGAGAGCCATGCACGGCAAAGAGGAGCCACGTGGCATGCCCGCTCGAAACAGACGGCTCCGTCAGTTAACTTCCAAATTACCGAGAGTCCGTTTCTCGACGCTCGGCAAAGTATATGCCACATCCTTTTTCCTTTTGTGTGTGTGTTCTTTTACCCTCTATGTTTTTGTCTGATATTTCATATCTTTTAATGACTAAAGTTTCAAAATGCCATGACTTGTGTTTTGTGTTAGATTTTTCCAAATCTCAACTTCTAagcactactccctccattcctttatataaggtataTTATTTTTGCCATGGTGCCCAAGGCACAAAATGATAGCGTATTTAGGACGAAGTTATCCTTTGCTAATTTCTTcgttagtggcaagtaaatcaaTTATGCCATGAAAGAAAAAGAGATACTTGCAATAGGGAGAAAATTCTTACTGAGCACAGCTAAACGATGAAGATCCCTAGACCTAGGGTTACAACCTGTACCAAGAGGGCTCTTGGTACATGCAGCTATTACCGAAAACGGTTATCGACCCTCGGTACTGAGTAAGCCACATCATATTTACCTTTTATTTGTGTGTGTATCTTTGCCACTCTCATTTTTTGTCTGATATCTCATGTCTTTTAATGTATCAAGTTTCAAACTAACATGACTTTTGATGACTTGTGTTTTGGGCTAGATTTTTTCAAATCTCAACTTCTAAGCACTATAAAGTAAAAGAATGAAAACAGACATGTCGTAACATGGAGAAGCAGGTATTCATCAACCCCTACCCCCTCTCGGTGCCTGTCAACGTCGTAGACCATCCGGGCCTCCGTAAGGGCGCACGGCCGGAAAACACCATCTCGGTAATGTTTAACTAAAATGGTAAGGTGCTTTGCGAAGCATGTAAGAAAATAAAAGGAGATGTAAACAACAGCAAAAGGAATAACACACATATTTACCGAGCACGACTACGAATGGAGAGGACGTGCGGACCTAGGGTTACGaccttaaccatcaacacttgtggtcttgttaaccatcaacacttgatgctctttcttgatttgtaCCTCCGTAGCTTTGAGCgtagcgaagagctcgggaattttcttatccatcccttgcatattatagttcatcacgaagcctttgtagcttggtggcagtgattgaagaactctgtcaataacactattatccggaagattaactcccagctgagtcaagtggttatgatacctagacattctgagtatgtgttcactgacagaactgttctcctccatcttgcagctatagaacttattggagacttcatatctctcaactcgggcatttgcttggccCTCCGCGAAACCGAGTCTTCGATGGGCGATCCCGTGACAGAAAGGGCTTAGACTTTgtttgtcatctcgcgatgacctgTTGTAAcatgaagaagcagttgttcaccgtggcctaccccctctcagtGTCAATCAATGCCCTAGACCGTAGGGGCCACCAGATGGGTGCTTGGTCTATAGAACCGGGCGAGGGCCATCAGATAGGTGCTTGGTCTTTATTTTCCTATGACATCACACATGATTtcccatcccgcttccgggcataaTTTCATGTGGTGCCTTGGAGATCAGGAATTTCCGGCGATGAAACCCTAGCAGAGCAATAAATTTCTCGAATATTGCACACGTGCCTGGAAAATGCGGGGGGGCGTGGCACGTGTCATGCGATGGCCTCCTTTGGGAGCACAAGAAGTTTTGAGGCCACCGGAGCAACATGCCCCGCGCTTCCTGCACAAaccggacacattccctctcgatacccagaaaccacaactaCACACATGCAAactaagaagttaatttgagctcaaatgCATATAAATCAAACAAACTCCCACATAATTACTCTCAAACTAAAaaccacaaatcactatacttatagagcattgcacgagctaatctagcaatgagagatgaaacgacaaagttgctaacctttgtgaataCTTGGATAGATGGGGTGTCTTCAATTTTTGACAAATCTTGGCAACAATGGAGGAAGAGCTTGAGCAagtggaagaacagaggagagaaaGGGGAAAACAGAGAGAATGGGCTcgggctggacgaagggtttatgtaagaGCAGTCGGGGGCACGggcatcattagtcccggttccaacggctaggagcGATCGGGGGCACGGGCATCATTAGCCCCGGTTCATTTGGTACCTCTAGTTCCGGTTTGTGATACAAACTGGGAGTAAAGGGGCATCAGGCTGGGGCCCCAAGAGCTCATTTAGTCCCGATTTGTAACACAAACCAGGACATGCTCCTAGCCATTGAAACCGGGACTAATAGTCACATTAGTCCCGGGCCGAATCCAAACTGGGACTAACGATCCGAACGTAAagtctgttttctactagtgaatacaTAGCAAAATcacaaatgatgattatattccagGAAGTGCAAGTAAACTCTGTTCTCCAAAGCCACTCAAGCCACAAGTAACACAATTCCCATTTGTAGAAGCACCAAAGAGGCAGTCGATTTTACTCAGCTTCATTAGGACGATGAACCCTTCTTGACATCAATGATCATGATGTATCCAATCCTGCACAAACATGGGAAAACATCAAACATCACAAATAACAAATCCTCGGCTGAAATCCCAATACAGGAACAAATCATCCAAAAAGAGGAGGGGTTCAGCAGCGCGACCAACTCATATCTCCTTGACGCTGTAGCAAGGATCCATGCACTCGAGATTTATAGGAGAGCTGCGTATTTGGATTGATTAGAAGGAGGGCAAAGAATGCCGGCCGGTTACTGTGTGCAAGCTAACGCATTAGCTagcaaaaggaaaaaacaaaaccaACGCAAAGAAGACATAAGGTTAGCATGGCCACCAAACGTGTCGTGCCAGCTTTTTGGAGGCGATCGAGACATGGGATGGCCAATGCCCGCCTTGCTCCTTTTATCTTCATCATATTCAAAGATAGCAGACATATATTGTGTAGACGTGCCAGAGGTATATATTCTTTATCCAAATAGTAGTACTAACGTTCTGGCTTACTCATTTCTGTCCGTGATTAATGTTGTGTGGATAATCATAACCATCCATGGGTATATACCATAAGACAAAAATGAGTAAAATTTATGCCACAACAAACGTTATGATTATTTATTTCAAATTTATTATCCTTTCTCGCAGATCAAAAACAATCATTATACTAATCTAATCACGGACATCATATGGTACAACCAAGGCGGTGTTGAGGTTGAACAGAATGCGCAGCCTCTCGTTATCAGTTTGCAGCGCCTCCGTCCCTGGCACATCTTCAAGATCAGTTTGGCACTCGTTGGAAGTGTCGCCAGCGATATCCACACAGTGGGGCAGACGCAAGGAGTGCAGGATGCCCTTGTCACCTTGGTGATCCTTAATCATGGCTTGGCAGATGTTGAGCGTGCTCACCACGTTCTCATATTGCAGCTCACAAATACTGAGAGCGTACATCGCCACTGTGCCTTTTTTGGCGTTTTGTAGCATTTTCTTGACCTTGACACTAGCATCAGTGACACGGCCCTTAAGGATGTCGATGGAGACGAGCACCAAGCCAGGGAGGTCTTTAGCCTCGGCGCTTCGCTTGTCCGACTGGAGGGTCGACAAACAGAATTCCTTTGTGACATCAGGGTCTTGGGTCTCGCCCGAGGCGTTCTTGCACGCTTCCACTACAAGGCTTGTTGCCTTAGGTTTGCCATCGCCAGAGCCGTCGGCTTGAGTAGTAATGGCACTGGAAAGGAGCATGAAGACGATCACGGAGAAGACGATGGAGGTCGGCGACATTATTGCCATTGTTAGAAGGCTAGATACAAGCCTTCAACTGTCCTTAAGCAGAGGGAGATAGAGTGAAATGGATAGGGAAGGGTGTGTATTTGTAGATATGGATGTATGAATGGAGGTGTTCGTGAGTTTGAGTTTTATTCATAGTGCGTACAGTGAGAATTCATAAATGCAGTATGCCGCTTGATCATGGATATGCATATTAATTAGTGTCCAGTCTCTGCACATTTTGCACATCCAAGTAATAATGCCCTTTATATTTACAAATACGATCGATGCTCTTTCACATTTTCATTTATTAATGCACAGGAAGCTTCCATAGATTGATCCTTTAATGCAACATAGCTTGAACATGGGTATCGAAATGATGAGTGTCCGTAGAATGCACAAGGATATATTCGTGTTCATTTTGCAGCTCATCGTATTAATGCTCTCTATGTTCCACAAATACACATATACTCATTTTAGATCTTCTCATAGTAACACATATAACATCCATAGGCTCATTAATGCAAAAAAACTTGATCATGGATATCCAAGATGTATCTCATCAATATAGATTCACTATTGCAACGAAACATCTAACATTGATATCATCCATACATTGATCCTTTAATTTAATGTAACATAGCTTGGACGTGGATATCCAAATGATGAGTGTCCATAGAATGCACAAGGATATATTGGTGTTCATTTTGTATCTCATCGTATTAATGCTTTCTATGTTCCACAAATACACATATACTCATTTTAGATCTTCTCATAGTAACACATATAACATCCATAGACTCATTAATACAAAACAACTTGATCATTGATATCCAAGATGGATCTCATCCATATAGATTCATTATTGCAACGAAACATCTAACATCTAACACGGACatcatccatatattcattattgCAACATAGCTTGATCATGGATATCCAAATGACAAGTCTCTGTATAGAAAGCACACATATATATTGGTGCTCATTTTGTATCTCAGGGTattagttgttggaaatatgccctagaggcaataataaaaggattattatcatatttccttgttcatgataattgtcttttattcatgctataattgtgttatccggaaatcgtaatacatgtgtgaatacatagacaccaacatgtccctagtaagcctctagttgactagctcattgatcaacagatagtcatggtttcctgactatggacattggatgtcattgataacgagatcacatcattaggagaatgatgtgatggacaagacccaatcctaaacatagcacaagatcgtatagttcgtttgctagagtttttccaatgtcaagtatcttttccttagaccatgagatcgtgtaactctcggatgtcgtaggggtgctttgg
It contains:
- the LOC119335976 gene encoding uncharacterized protein LOC119335976; amino-acid sequence: MAIMSPTSIVFSVIVFMLLSSAITTQADGSGDGKPKATSLVVEACKNASGETQDPDVTKEFCLSTLQSDKRSAEAKDLPGLVLVSIDILKGRVTDASVKVKKMLQNAKKGTVAMYALSICELQYENVVSTLNICQAMIKDHQGDKGILHSLRLPHCVDIAGDTSNECQTDLEDVPGTEALQTDNERLRILFNLNTALVVPYDVRD